Part of the Capsicum annuum cultivar UCD-10X-F1 chromosome 12, UCD10Xv1.1, whole genome shotgun sequence genome is shown below.
ACCATAGTAGCTCGTTGCAATTCACCTATCGACTCAGGGGTGGAGCTACCCTTCAAGTAGGGGGTTCGTCggaaaattatgctatatatacatagttaaaattattttttatgtatatatagtagatgttgaacccccttcggttagttcgtatgttcactaaTGAACCCCTTAACGAAAATCCTAACTCCGCCACTACGCTATCGTATGTATCGACTTGATTTTGTCCTGAACCAAGGAGGCATTCTGGCGTACGTATGTGTGTAGGAAGGCCGACAACTACATAAGCTAAAAGATTATGACTACTAGACAGGCCGGATCATACAAGTTTAAAAGGTTTAGGTCACCCTTTCATTTGGAAGTTTAAgaggggtggggggggggggggggggaggttgggggatgggggggggggggttgggtTTGGTTTGACCTTGGGTATTATTATGCACCTAATCCAACTAGTTATGTTCACTCCCAAACCCACttatattaaataatcaatttgttaaaaagagtacaaaataaGTAGTTAATATAATGAAGTGGTTAAGTCTAAAAGTTTCATAACCAATGAGCTTAATTAGTGTTTTTACTGTATGATTTTTGTCTTATTTATAGTGGGTAAGATTTTTTTCTAATGCTAgttcatattttcaagaattaGCCATATGATTTTCTTTTGACTTTATCTTAATTATGGAGTCAAGATTTGTACTTGCATAATTTTGCTCTAATTATTGAAAATCCTATTTCATCAAGAAAGGTATCTTAAGAGCAAATAAATTGTTATAATTAATACTTTTTGGTGTCTAaggtaataaatataaaatactcaTCGATGGGTCGTTACGCTTATACTAAATTTGTCGAAGAGCTAAAACATAACCAAGGTATACTTCTTTGATGAGTTGCATCAATCGTCTaaaatgtaaaaagaaaaaacgatagtttggtgcactaaagctcctgctataAGCAAAATTCGAAAAAGAACTGAACCACTAGGGTTTATTGTACGCAGAGCCTTACCTTTCATTTTTGCAAGAGGTTGTTTTCACGACTTGAACCGGTAACCTCTGAtaacatgacaacaactttaccagtaaTTCCGAGTCTCTTTAGAGTCCCTGATGACCTCTGATGACATGACAACACTTTTACCCGTAATTTCGAGTCTCTGGTGACCTCTAAATCACacgacaacaactttaccagtaaTTCCGAGTCTCTGGTGACCTATGAtaacatgacaacaactttaccagtaaTTCCGAGTCTCTCCTTCTAACTTGAAAATGTAGCAAGAATCAAATGTATGAAGGTAGAAAGAAAGTCATTAACAACTTTTTTgtactttcaaacaaatttattctTCTTGAAAGATTCTTTCATTTGTTTAAATCTTACTTTATTGAAGATATCAAATTTAGTTGTATGTTAGACATGTGTAGGTgtgaaataaagagaaatagtTGTTGAAACATAAGTCAATTAGTAAACACCACTTTGACAAGTGGCCTACCCCCATTGAcccccccacccctaccccaaaCACCCTTATATATGTAACACTTAAATTCCATTTCTccaaacaacacaacaacaacaacatagtaTTCAAGAATCCTTAACTTTCTTGAAAATGTCAAGTGGTTTCTTGATTTCATGTGTTCTTTTTACTCTTTTTGTGTCATCCACTCATGCACAATCATGCACAAAGTACAACTTCACAAGCAACCAAATGTTCACTTCATGCAGTGACCTTCCATATTTGAACTCATTCCTCCACTGGAGTTACAGCCCTTCAACGAAAACCGCGAAAATCGCCTATCGACACACTAAGCTAGGCTCTACAAGATGGGTGGCATGGGCTATAAATCCAACTTCACAAGGCATGGTTGGTTCACAAGCACTTGTTGCATATCAAAAATCAGATGGGAATATGAGAGTTTATACATCACCTGTTACTAGTTATCAGACACAGTTACAACAAGGGGATTTGAGTTTCAGTGTCACTGATTTATCAGCTACTTATTTGAATAATGAAATCACTATTTTTGCTACTTTGAAACTTGACAACTTTAACTCTACAATTGTGAACCAACTTTGGCAAGAAGGTCCACTTTCAGGGGATTCACCAGCAATGCATGAAACTTCTGGTGCTAATACTCAATCTGCTGGACCTCTCAGCCTTCTTTCTGGACAATCTAGGACTACGACAACACGAGCAAGCTCACAATTTAACAAGAGAAATGTAAGCCAATTCATCTTCTTTAACTTCACGTATAGTCGCTCAACTTTTTTTGTCGCACTATGAGTAACTGGTCTTTTACTCACCATGACAGTAAAGTTGCAACACTTGATATAGCAGAAAAGTCTCCTTGATGAGTAGGTTTGTCAGTATAGTAGGCAAACTGCAGTTATTTAATGCAATAAAacgaaggggagccttggagcaACGTAAAGTTGTCTCATGTGACCTATTGGTCATGGGTTCAAGTAACAGAATCATTCACGGATACTTGTGCTAGGGTAGGCTGCCGCTAACATGGGTGCAACCCTTCCTTGAACCCTGAGCAAATACGTGATGCTTCGTGTACTGGGCTTCCCTttttatgtaatgcaatgaaACATAGTTTTTTGACTTTACTTTCATATATAACGGATAAAACTTAGTGACTTTATAGTACATAAAGCTCAATTACATTAGTGTAACTAAAATTGTATTTCCACTTTACTGCTATGGTGGATAATGTTTAGCGACTTTACACGAAATTTAACCCCCTTTCATCTTTGAAAGGTAAAGAAGTTTTAACATGAAATTCTGGCCTTTTTTCAGCTTCATGGACTGCTAAATGCAGTGAGCTGGGGGATCATGATGCCTATCGGGATCCTGTTTGCAAGGTACTTAAAGGTGTTTTCAGACCCTGCATGGTTTTACCTACACTCTATTTGGCAAATCACAGCTTATGTTATCGGTGTTGCTGGCTGGGTTACTGGTCTCCAATTGGGAAGCGAGTCACGTGGTATTCAATTTACTGCCCATAGAACCATTGGCATTGTCCTCTTTTCTCTGGCCACACTCCAGGTACTCAATTCATTCTCTTTTGCactattactataaaaattttcGTCTGTTTGGTATGACGGAAGtcattttttcaagaaaacattttccctGAGGAAGCTGTTTTCCGGGTATTTGGTGGTTAGAGGACAAAATGACTTCCCCAACTCATGGACAGAGTGTTGCTCAGGCTCTTCAAAAAAGTAGACGGGTGCGAGTCGGATCCTCCAAAATTtgtgcatttttggaggatccgacacacgagtcacaacatttttggagagttcgagcaacacagagcagaagtcattttccttacaACTATCTCAACTTTTACTGTAACTTCATATTACTTGTTCCAACTTAAGACTTATTgacattatattagtttttaGTACACGAGAAATTCACCAAGACACTCTCTGGTTAACTAATATTATTGTTAAAATTTAATCTCGGTAAACATTgtgtaagaaaatatttttgaatatgcCTTTGGTTACAGGCCTCTGCTATGCTTCTAAGGCCAAAAAGGGATCACAAGCACAGGATCTACTGGAACATTTACCACAGATCGGTTGGTTACTCAATTGTTGTCCTGGGAATCATCAACATATTCAAAGGTTTGAACATCTTGAAACCTGAGAAGAAATGGGAAACAGCTTATATTGCAACACTAGTTGGTCTAGGAATCATCGCTGCATTCTTGGAAGCTATCACATGGTGTGTGGTAATAAAACGGAACAAGTCTGCTAGTAGTAATGTTGAGAAGAATCCACAAGGTCTTCATGAAGCAAATTGGTATAACGGTCATGGAAATGGAACAAATAGGACACATTACAGAGTTTAATTTGTTTACATACTTGGACATGATGCCAGAGTAATATTTAGATTTAGAGCATCATGAGAAATTTGGTTTTCCGTTTTCTTTTTCAGTTCGGGGCTTTTTTGGGTTGAATTTCTTGTCGATATTTACATATCTACTTCATTCCTCCTTATGTACTTTATATATAGTAGTGTTCTTTCTTCTCTTTGTATGTTCTGGTGTTTGTCTCGTTTTCTAGGGTCGGTGATGCACGTTTGGAAACTCAATGAATTATGGGTTCTTCTCTCTACCATTCTCCACTTTAATAGTAGGCTTATGTATACTTCATACTTGAACATGATGCCAGAGTAATATTTAGATTAGGAGCATCATGGGCACTTTGGGTGTTTTTCTTTTACGGGTTGttctattttcttgaatttgttgcTGGTTCATTCCTCCGTATTACTTTATAGCAGGGGGGTCTTTCTTCTTCTTGTAGGTTCCTCGGTGTTTTGTCTCATTCTCTAGGGCCAGTGATGCATGGTTCGAAAAACTCTGATAACTAACAGGTTCTTCCCTCTACAGTTCTCTACTTAAATACTAAGCTTTTGTCTACGAAGGAGTTCGAACCTGTGACATATGTCTAATCCACACATCAAGAACTGCATTAGACCCAATGTTAGTATTGTTTTCTAGGGTCAGTGATGCATGGTTCGAAAAAACTCGATGAATAATGGGGTCTCTCTCTGCCGTACTCCACTTAGATACTAGGCTTTTGTCTACGAAAGGGTTCGAACCTGTGACATATGACTTGATCATACATCACAAACTACGCTCTTACCGCTAGACTTTGTCTCATTCTCATATGCAGCTGAACTTCACAATATTGATTACaaagataaaggaaaaaggaaataccAGCGGAGTCTTTAACATTAGCACTACAAGTCACTGTCTTATTGAGTCAAAAGATCAGTAAAATATACGACAACTAGACGGAGCACAGGAACAACATATATGATATAACCTTTTCAAACTTCTTCTGCAAGAGAATATTACCAATCCTAAAAGTAGAACAGCCACTAAATAATTCATCAACTGTTCAAGATTACTTCCAGGCTCATACAGTTAATGTTAAGGACACATCACAGTAACGAGCAATGAcgcttttaaaataaaatagtaaaatcgaAGTAGCCAGAACTCGAGTCTGCTGgcctgaattgatcttaattcgGAGCTATTATGGAAAAAAGTAAGTTCAATCGGAATTCATGAAAACTAAAGAGTGAGGCAAAAGACAAAGGTGAAGCACTGAAGCTAACAAAGAGCCTTACAGGTAGCTTCTTGTACTATAGAACCAAATCTGTCCTATTATTTATATCATTGAAGTCCATTTCCATCAAACAAACTAACGTCTCTGATAGAAAATGGCCTTCCAGGAAGAATCGAATCTATACCATTATCAGGTCTTTGAATATTGAAAAGAATAGTACAGTAGACTTGCCTAGTTAATTAACAACCAGCCGTAAATGGCAGGAATTTGATTGTTGTTAGGCTAAATAACGCTTGAATCCTGAGAGATGGAGGCAAGAATTGAGTAGCTTTATGCAATTTAATAATGAAAGAGAACCGGTTCTGACAGTAAGTTCTTTCCATTTTCCATCTCATTCTGATTCATTCAAGGCCTTGATAAATGCGTCCTTGAGATGAGCGTTTGTAGCAGCTACCCGTCGAGCTGTGAGGTCAAGTTCTGAACCAGATCTgatgaagaaaaactattacacATCAGAGATATCAAACTGTAGGTGTATTTCTACATTAATGAATCCATTAATCAACTTCGCCTTAATCCTAAACATTTGGGGTCGGCAATAAGAATCCACTGCATCTATTTCGCTCCGAATAGGCGTATATCTAAATATATGATTGAATAACTAGATCACTATTTCTCTTGGGATACAAAACtttacttctttttcaatatgGAAACGAGTTTGAACAATTTCCAAAATCACTGGACATTGTAGCTCGACAACAGCACATTCATCCCGCTCTGGAAACCTTCATTTCCGTCAAATGAGAAAGATACTTTTTTTCCTCAACATGAACATGGGAGCTTCAACTCATACTACTACATTATTCGGAAAGTTCATGAGGAATAAAGTACGTTACTCACGGATCAAACACGAAACCTCCAGCTTCTTTCACTATCACAGCACCACCTGCCACATCCCTGTATGTAGACGCAAATTGTCACCAATATGTCACATGatacaagaaagaaaagaaaattataagcTTACCAAGGGCCTCCAAATTCATGTTCGTAGAAGAGATCAAGCCTTCCACATGCCACTCCACAGAGATTTAATGCACAAGAACCACACATCCTGAGGGACCTGACCTGTAATATGAAGATCAAACCAATTTTCTTTAGAGTCGGAACAAATATTTAACTGGAAACTTGGATGTCTTGGAAGTGTTGCGTAACCTTAAAAAGCAAGCTATTGATTCTCCCTGTAGTAGCATCAACAGTTAATTTATCCCGCTTTGTTCCAGCCTGACCCAGTAAAATAAAATGTCAGTAACTTTTCCTAGTATACCAACGAGATATATAGATAGGCTTAAATCCACCTAGGTCTATAATAAACTTTTCCAATAAAATGTTGCGGGAAAACAAATCTTGTATACTTCATCATAACATAGCCATACTGCTTTCCAACAACTACTGCTGAGTGCCGTTTGACAACTTAGAAGGAAGTAAGACTTTCAATATAATAGGGGTCTGCTAGAGATTTGCAGCCTATCCACATCTTTGTAAAACTCACAGGCTTGCTTGAAGTAAAACAATTAAGAAAAGGATGCATGCTTCACCAATTATGTGCTACTTCCGATTTTACACAAACCACAACAAGTTCAATTAATTGTAGTTGAAAAATATTGTGAAAACAACTATCTAACTTTCATGTTCTTGCCAACCATAGTTATAACAGAACAGATAAACCGAAGTTGATCTTTTGTGTGTCacatttcattaaaaatttcATTCGATTGCAATTCTAATTAATAATCGGGAGATGCTATTGTAAAGCAACAATCAGGAAGGTCAAGTACCTCTGTAGCAAGAAGAGCCTTCACAAGTTCGGACTGTGAAGATACTGCAGGCATAAAAACAACACAGAAGACTTGTCAGAGATCGATAGGTTATAGACGTGATGTTCTAAATACTACCCCATAAACATTATGCAACAATACCTTTGATAGGCTTCCCGTTGAAAAAAGCACCTTTACCCTCGATTGCAGTGAAAAGCTGCATGTCGAAAGCAAATATCTTCTTGTTAACTTGATCATTATTATGTATTGGGAAATTTATAGAGAACATCTAGTTTATAGAGGAGAATCTCTTGTTGGTAAAAAGATAACATTTGATAGTATTGGATTGATTTGACCTCAACATAAGGAATGGTTTTAGAAGATTCATGCAGTGGAACTCAACTAATTCAGAATTTAGGCATCGTTGATTGAGATATCTTACCTCATCAATAATTGGGTTGTAAACAACACCAACCGTTGGTTTCTTACCAATTGTGAGACCAATAGACACGCAGACAAAAGGGAACCTGAAGTTAGTCAAGTCTCAAAACGATCAGCTTGAACGGCTTTGTGAATCATATTAAACCATTCTATCAAAATATGGAGAAATTTGAGATTACCCGTGCACAAAGTTAGTGGTTCCGTCAAGTGGATCAACTATCCAAGTTGGTTCATCAGTCAGCTCAAAATTTCCAGAAGCAGCAGTTGTTTCTTCACCAATGAACTAAAGTGGAGATATATTACAGCAAA
Proteins encoded:
- the LOC107851390 gene encoding cytochrome b561 and DOMON domain-containing protein At5g47530, with protein sequence MSSGFLISCVLFTLFVSSTHAQSCTKYNFTSNQMFTSCSDLPYLNSFLHWSYSPSTKTAKIAYRHTKLGSTRWVAWAINPTSQGMVGSQALVAYQKSDGNMRVYTSPVTSYQTQLQQGDLSFSVTDLSATYLNNEITIFATLKLDNFNSTIVNQLWQEGPLSGDSPAMHETSGANTQSAGPLSLLSGQSRTTTTRASSQFNKRNLHGLLNAVSWGIMMPIGILFARYLKVFSDPAWFYLHSIWQITAYVIGVAGWVTGLQLGSESRGIQFTAHRTIGIVLFSLATLQASAMLLRPKRDHKHRIYWNIYHRSVGYSIVVLGIINIFKGLNILKPEKKWETAYIATLVGLGIIAAFLEAITWCVVIKRNKSASSNVEKNPQGLHEANWYNGHGNGTNRTHYRV
- the LOC107851391 gene encoding inositol monophosphatase 3 — translated: MAQNGAVEEFLDVAVEAAKKAGEIIREGFYKTKHVEHKGVVDLVTETDKACEDLIFNHLKEHFPSHKFIGEETTAASGNFELTDEPTWIVDPLDGTTNFVHGFPFVCVSIGLTIGKKPTVGVVYNPIIDELFTAIEGKGAFFNGKPIKVSSQSELVKALLATEAGTKRDKLTVDATTGRINSLLFKVRSLRMCGSCALNLCGVACGRLDLFYEHEFGGPWDVAGGAVIVKEAGGFVFDPSGSELDLTARRVAATNAHLKDAFIKALNESE